A stretch of DNA from Alteromonas gilva:
CCGGGAAGTCCTGTACCTTATAACCCGGCATGCCTACCGCCGGAGCAAGCAAAAATATCCCCTTTACCGGTTGCTCTAGCGCAGCGACCAAAGACACATAGCCGCCCATACTTGAGCCCACTAATAACACCTCCGGATCATCCTGTGGCATTGTGGTTAGCAAGTGTTTGACGCGTAATTCAGGATCGACCGTATCAGTGTAATCGATGCTGTCTACCTGACAGCCCATTGCTTCGGCAATGCCCGCCAGGTATTTTATTTTGGATCCCCAGGGCCCGCTTTCTTTGCCATGCGAAAAAATCACTCTCACATACATCTCCTTTTTTGTGTGTGATTATCCGCGTTCTAAACTAAATAACAATGACATTTGTCTTACTGTATACGATTTTTAAAGTACAACATTGAGTTATATGCCAGCAAACCATGTTTAAGCAGCGCTTACCTGTTTATGGCAATAGACGTGCTGAACAAGCGACTGCAACTTTTTACACGCCTTCACGTATTTACTGTCTCTTTGATAATAAACCTGTTCAATCACCTGCCCTCGTTCATCAATTAAAAAGCTCGCCAGGCGTGCTTTGCGGTGCGGCAAATAAAACTGGTGCAGTGTAATCATGCGGCTTTTGGGTAGATGGGCCAGCTTGTGGTAAAAGCAAAACGGCAATTTAAGCGCTACCGCTCGCTTGTCTCCCCCATGTAAACACAACACATTCTGAAACGCATCGTGTGTTTCACCCGCACAAATGCCGAAACGCTCAATTAAACTGTCTATGGTTTTTAATCCTGTTTGCATAACAATACCCTCAAATACTGTACACCCAAACAGTACTGTATAATTTATCAGCATTCAAGGTTTTTTGTGATTTATTTTAAACCGGTTTATTTAAAGCCTGACATTTTGGGCATCGACTCACAGATTACGGCCTCGCTATTTTGTATTTGCTGACCTATCGTCCCCTGGCATCGCGCTCAAGGTTTTAATGTCAGTATTTAAAAGTGACGACTGCTCTGTCATTTGTGCAATGAATTGCATCCGGGTGGCTATCTGCGGGTAATTTAACGGGGATGTCCTGTGGGTCAGCGCACCGCTGGCCCACAGGTTAAATGTAATGGGTTAATTGACTAACCGCTCGCTGCTCCGGGCTATTTTGAAATCACCTGCGACTGACTGTCAGATGCCAGGCCTGCCGATTTTTTATTGGTTGTCAGGCCCCGTTTAATATCATCAAGGATCACGTACAACGCGGGCACTAACAACAAGGTGATTACGGTAGCAAACAAAATACCAAAGGCTAACGAAATCGCCATGGGGATCACGACCTGCGCTTGTAAACTACGCTCAAACATAATGGGCACCAAGCCCATAAAGGTAGTCAGTGAGGTTAATACAATTGCCCTGAAACGCTGGGTACCGGCACTAATTGCTGCATCCAGCATACGGTGCCCCTCTTCCCGGGCGCGATTAACAAAGTCCACCATGATCAGGCTGTCATTTACCACAACACCAGATAACGCAATAATCCCGCAAATCGACAATACACTTACCGCGTGACCAAGCACCAGGTGGCCTACTATGGCGCCAACAATACCAAATGGAATAACCGACATAATAATCAAAGGCTGAGTGTACGAGCGCAGCGGTATGGCTAACAATGCATAAATAGCAAACAGCGCAAACAACAGCCCTTGCGCCAGCGATGTCATCGCTTCCATCTGCTCACGGGAGTTCCCCTGTAGTTTAAACTCAACCCGCGGGTACTTTTGGATAATCTCAGGAATTACCCGGCTGATCATTTCCATAGTTACCTGGTTCGGCTCCACTAAGTCTTTATTTACCGCCGCAGAAATGGTCACCGAGCGCTGCCCATCCACTCGAATAATCGAGTCATAACCTTCGCCCAGGGTAATATCAGCAACCTGCTCAAAAGGTACGTCCTGACCACTGGGTGAACGCACCCGCATGGTCTCTAGGTGACCTACTGAATTGCGCTCTTCACGGGGGTAACGCACCATAACTTTAATTTCTTCATCGTCACGCTGTACCCGCTGTACTTCGGCACCATAAAAGCCGTAGCGCACCTGCTGACCGAGTTGTTGCAAGGTAATGCCAAGCGCTTCAGCCTGCGGTTTGAGTGCCAGCTGAATTTCATCGGCACCACCTGAAAACGTATCGTTAATGTCCGAAACACCATTATATTCAGCTAGCGCCGCTTTCACTTCTGCACTGATGCTTTCCAGTGCGCCAATATCTGATGAACTAAATTCAAAACTCAGATCTGAGCCACCACCAGGACCACCCGGCGCTACAAAACTCAGGGTTTTCACACCCGGGATTTCCGGCATTAATGCGCGCCAGCGATCCTGTATTTCAGTATCAGTGACAGTTCGGGATTCACCTTTGCTGAGTTCGGCAAGTACCATGCCGCCTAACGCTCCCTGATCAAATGCAACGGCATGACTAATCACACCGGCGCCAGTCTCACGCTCTAACTGCTCGTTCATCTGGTACATGGCATTCAGTAAGGTGTCCAGAGCTTTATCGCGCTGGCTTAACGACGAGCCAGGTTCAAGTTCAAGCGAAGCCTGAACAAAATCACTGGGTATCGTCGGGAAAAACACAAACCTGACCCAATCCCCCTTAAACATGCCAAAGGTGAGAATGAGCATACTCACAAAAGCCGCTAAGGTGACATACCGGAACTTCACTGCCTTGGCTAAAAACGGCGCATAAACATTGCTGATAAAGGTTTTAATACCCTCACTAAAATAATCTCTGAACCGTTGCAATTTATTGGCTTTGGCAGGATCGTAAGGTTTGAGCTTCATATGAGCCAAATGCGCTGGCAGGATAAGCTTTGATTCAACCAGTGAAAACAACAGGCAAACAATGACCACCAGACCAATGGTTTTCCATATTACGCCAAACGGACCAGACACCATGAGCATAGGCGAGAACGCCGCCACCGTTGTAAGTACGCCAAACGTAGCCGGCATAGCCACCTTTTTAACCCCGGCAATGACGTTGTCGGTGCTGTGGCCTTTTGCGTCAATCTCAGAATAGGCCGACTCCCCCATAATAATGGCATCATCTACCACAATGCCGAGTACAAGGATAAACGCAAACAAGCTTAGCATGTTGATTGAAACGCCCAGCATATCCAGGGGCAGTATCATCAGTGTGCCTAAGAAACACACCGGCAAACCCACCATTACCCAGAACGCCAGCTTGATCTTCAAAAACAGCGACAGGACTAAAAAGACCAGTAACCCGCCAAAAAACATATTTTCAAGCATCATATTAAGCCGATCGGCCAAATAAAATGACGCATCGCCCCAGACGTCGGCGTTTATATTGGCCGGAAACTTAGGCTTTTGTTTCTCGATATACGCGTTAACTTCTTTAGATATTTCCAATGCATTTTGATCGCCAACGGCTTTTACCCGCACATTTACTGCGGGCTGATTATCAAACTTGGCATAGGGCGAGTCTTCAATAAAACCATCATCAATAGTCGCAATATCGCCAAGAGTTAAACGACTGCCATCAGCGCGGGTAAGCAGGACAACCTGAGCAAACTCCCACCCTGTATACGCCTGCCCTTTAGTGCGCAGTAAAATATTACCCGAATCTGATTTAATGGAGCCACCGGGCAGATCTACCGACGATGCGCGTATCGCATTAACCACTTCGGAAAACGTCAGGTTGTATTTTTGCAGTGTATATTCCGACAACTCGATGGAAATTTCGTAGTCGCGGTCTCCTACCACCTGCACACTGGATATTCCCGGCAGATTAGCAACGTCATCGCGCAGATCTTTGGCGAACTCTTTTAATTCGCGTTCATTGGCGTCGCCATACACCGCAATCCACAATACATCCTGTTGGAATTTGGTACGATACACCACCGGTTTTTCGGTATTACCGGGGAATCTGGGAATGGCATCAACCTGCGATTTCACTTCGTCGAGGACAACCTGAACGTCATAGTCATCCTCGACCTGGATAGTAACTGAGCCCATTCCTTCGACGGCCGTTGCGGTGATCTGTTTGATACCATCTAAATCCTTGATAGCGTCTTCCAGTTTCAGTAATACGCCTTCTTCCACTTCTTGTGGCGCCGCGCCCAGGTATGGGACACGAACAGAAATCAGGTTGACTTCAAAATTCGGAAACACCTGCTTTTGAATAGACATAGCGCCGAATATACCGCCAACCAGTAAAATCCACATCAACAGGTTAGCCGCAACATTATTACGGGCAAACCAGGCAATCAAACCTGTCTGGGTATTATAGTGCTGCATGACTTAGGCTCCCGTGTTTAACAAACTGTCTTGTGCAGGTTTGTCTTGTGTAGCCGGGTTTTCTTCAGGTAACCGCACAGGCATGCCATCATAAGGATTAGGTACTGCACTGCGCACAACTTTATCGCCGTCATCTAATCCGCCAGCAATAAACACCGACTCAGGACTTGAGCGCACCACGTCGACGTCTCTGATAAATAACTGATTGTTATCGTCAACCACCAACACGGTGCCATCCAGACGTAATAAATTTCGCGGTAACACAATGAGTGATTGTGCATTGGTGCCGCTAATGACGGCTTTAACAAACTGACCAAAACGCAAAGGTGCACCCTGGGCTCCAGCACTGCGCAGATACGGGTCTTTCACTTCCACTACCGCATAAATCAGCCGGTTAGTGGTATCAAGTACGCCTTCACTACGAACAAGTTTACCTTGCCATTGCATGGACTTACCGCCAACCACTGCACTCAGTGTTACTTCATTTTGGTTAGCAATACCGGTTGAAAGATCAATAAATGCCAAATCGCTATCGGTCAGTGGCAAACGTATTTCCGCTACATCCGTAGCATAAATTTCGCCAACCAGACTACCGGTTCCTACAAACTGGCCTAAATCAACACTGCGCTCTACAACAATACCATCGTAAGGGGCTATTACCTGAGTGCGGCTTAAGTTACGCTGAGCCCTGGCCAGCTTGGCTTTAGCAGCTTTTACATTGGCCTGTTCTTTGGCTAGCTGCGGTTTGCGCAAGCCTAATTCCGGGGCTACCACATCATTGACTGAGCGCCATTCCTGGGCCGCAACTTTACCGCGCGCCAGTTCTTCTTGCAGCGCCGCTTCGGCTTGTGCCAATTCAGCTTCTGCCAGACTCAATTCTGTTTGATAATCATCCTGTTCAACGGTTAACAATACGTCGCCCTGTTTAAACATGCCGCCCACCACAAAGTTGTCGGCCACAGAGACGACCCGGCCACTGACCTGGATTGCAATACTGGTTTTATGCTCTGGCTGCACATTACCCTGGCTGCTCACGGTAAACTCAATGTTTTCTGAATAAACCGGTTGCGCGTCAACCAAAAAGGCCTGTTCTTCTACGACCTTCTTCTCTGGCGGCTTTTTGCTGATGATCATAATGGTAGCTGCTATGGCCGCCAAAACTAACAAGATAATCGGCAGCGCCGATTTAACTAACGATGATGCCTTCATTTATTATTTCTCGGTAATGCTCGTTATTGCTGCTTATTACGCACAGCTTTACTAATACTAAGTGATAGGTTGGCAATTCTACGTTTACAGCGACTATTTTGCCCGTCTAACTTTGTTAACAAATGTAACGGGCCAGTGTTTTTTCAGGCATGCTGTCAAGCGCATTAATTAGGGCAGATTTGACACCGATAAACACTTGAATCGATGACTTTTTGAGCGTAATTTAGATGAAAAGCTATTTGTTGAGCAGGAGAGAAAACAATGAGTCTTAAAAAGCAGTATTTAAAATCAAAACCGGTGTGCAAAGTGACCTTTAAACTAACCGCGACTGAAGCTGGCAGTGCTTCATCAGCCAAGCTAATTGGCGATTTCAACGCGTGGGATGTCGCCGCACAACCAATGAAGAAACTTAAAAATGGTGATTTCACCCAAACCCTGAATTTACCAGCCGATGCAGAGTATCAGTTTCGCTATTTGCTCGACGATGCTACCTGGGAAAATGACTGGGATGCCGACGCGTACGCGCCTTCTCCGGTCAGTTTTGAAGACAACTCAGTAGTGCGCGTATAAACGCGGTAATACTTTAAAATAGCCCGCGGTAACAACTACGGCGGGCTACTTTGTTGACGGTAGCGCTTGGTATACCGTTTAGCTCAGCGCCCTGTCAATTTCTGGCAGAGCCTTAAACAAATCGGCAACTAAGCCATAGTCTGCTACCTGAAATATCGGCGCTTCGGGATCCTTGTTGATGGCGACAATGACCTTTGCGTCTTTCATTCCCGCTAAGTGCTGAATGGCCCCGGAAATCCCCACGGCTATATACAACTGTGGTGCAACTATTTTACCGGTTTGCCCCACTTGCATATCATTGGGCACAAACCCCGCGTCAACCGCAGCGCGGCTGGCGCCCACCGCAGCGCCTAATTTGTCGGCAATACTCTCCAGCATAGCGAAATTCTCGCCATCCTGCATACCGCGTCCACCTGATATCACAATATTAGCGGCGGTCAGCTCGGGGCGCTCCGATTTGGTCATTTCAGCGTGTTCAAAGGTTACCTGTTGATTTTCGATTACCGTATCAAGGGCCACCACCTCTGCGCTGTTTCCCTCACTGGCAGCATCAAAAGCAGACGCTCGTACAGTCAGTACCTTTACGCTGTCATGGCTTTGGACAGTGGCAATAGCATTGCCAGCATAAATTGGCCGCACAAAAGTATCGGCACTTTCTATACCTGTAACATCCGATAACTGCACCACATCTAACAAGGCTGCAACCCGCGGCATAAAGTTTTTACCTGTAGTGGTTGCAGCTGCCAGAATATGCGAATAACCGTCTGCCATACTCACAACCAGTTCAGCTATGTTTTCTGCCAGTTGATGAGCATACACCGGGTTATCGGCGGTCAGTACCTTAGTAACGCCGGTGATTGATGCTGCCTGTCGGGCAACCTCCTGGCACTGACTGCCCGCCACTAAAATATGCACGTCGTCGCCAAGTTGCAGTGCAGCTGTAACCAGCTTGAGTGTTTCCGTTTTCAATTGTGCGTTATCGTGTTCTGCGTAGACCAATGTACTCATGAGATCACCTTTGCGTCGTCGCGAAGCTTACTAAGAAGTTCCGTTACCGTATCAACCATTTCGCCACCGGCGCGAACCGGGGGAGGCGTTACTTTTAGCGTTTGGGTCCGTGGGCTTATATCGACACCGAGTTGCGCTGCTGTCATCACGTCCAGGGGTTTACGTTTGGCTTTCATGATGTCAGGTAACTTGGCAAAACGTGGCTCGTTTAAGCGCAAATCCGTTGAAATGACAGCAGGTAGTTTCAAGGTTAACGTCTGCAGTCCACCATCTATTTCACGGGTAACCTGGACGCTTTGCGCAGCCACATTAACCTTAGAAGCAAAAGTCCCCTGCGGCATGCCCGTTAACGCAGCCAGCATCTGCCCTGTCTGGTTATTATCGGAGTCGATAGCCTGCTTGCCAATAATGACTAGCTCCGGCGACTCCTGTGCAACAATTTTTGCCAGCAATTTAGCGACCTGCAATGACTCAGGAAAGTCATCACATTCGATATGAATACCGCGGTCGGCGCCCAGTGCCATTGCGTTGCGGATTTGTTCCTGGCATGCTTTAGGACCAATACTCACAACAATTATTTCGCTCGCTACGCCCTGCTCTTTTAGGCGTACCGCCTCTTCTACCGCGATTTCGCAAAACGGATTCATCGCCATTTTGGCATTAGTGAGATCAACACCGGTCTGATCAGACTTCACCCTCACTTTAACGTTGTAATCAATCACTCGTTTCACCGGAACTAGTACTTTCATATAAGCCTCTTCTTATCTCGGATAGCTGTCGCTGCTTGCACTATGAATATCAGTCAGACATCTGGCCAATCACAGCCAGTGGGTTGTCTTATCCGCTGTCAAATTACAATTACAACAAGTCAGCAACATTTTTATAATAAAATTTACTTCCAGTTGACGTTAACGTCAACCTGGTTTAGCTTGAAGCTATCGTTTAAAAAGTTGCAAGGTGGCAAAAATGGTTGCCACTTTCGCTTACACCCACGCTATTAACAGGTCGTGACAACAGAGGAGTCTTGGTATGGAACGCGAATCAATGGAGTTTGATATTGTCATTGTTGGTGCCGGGCCAGCAGGCTTATCCAGTGCTATTCGTGCTGCCCAACAGGCTGCAAAAAATCATCAGGAACTCACCATTTGTGTTATTGAAAAAGGCTCAGAGGTGGGAGCCCATATTTTATCTGGCGGCGTCATGGAGCCGGGTGCCCTGGAAGAACTCATACCGGATTGGCAGAACAAAGTTGCCCCGTTAAATCAGCCGGTCACCGCCGAGGCAACTTACTTGCTGCGCAGTGAAACAAGCGCCACCCGGTTACCTGACATGCTGACGCCTAAAACAATGCATAACCAGGGCAATTACATCGTGTCGCTGGCCAATTTGTGTCGCTGGCTAGCCGAACAAGCCGAAGCCCTGGGCGTAGAAATATTTCCCGGTTTTGCCGCGGCAGAGATTTTGTATAACGATGATGGCTCTGTTGGCGGCGTGATCACCGGCGATATGGGGGTGGCAGCCGACGGTAGTGAGAAAGACAGTTACATACCGGGTATGGCACTCAAAGCCAAATATACTCTCTTTGCTGAAGGCAGTCGTGGTCATCTGGGTAAAGCGTTGATCAGTCAGTTTGAACTTGATAAAGACAAAACAGCG
This window harbors:
- a CDS encoding YqiA/YcfP family alpha/beta fold hydrolase, which encodes MRVIFSHGKESGPWGSKIKYLAGIAEAMGCQVDSIDYTDTVDPELRVKHLLTTMPQDDPEVLLVGSSMGGYVSLVAALEQPVKGIFLLAPAVGMPGYKVQDFPVACPVTCVHGWQDEIIPAENVLAFAKKQNATLHLIPGDHRLNHSLKAVGVVFKQFLFERLTE
- a CDS encoding efflux RND transporter permease subunit; translated protein: MQHYNTQTGLIAWFARNNVAANLLMWILLVGGIFGAMSIQKQVFPNFEVNLISVRVPYLGAAPQEVEEGVLLKLEDAIKDLDGIKQITATAVEGMGSVTIQVEDDYDVQVVLDEVKSQVDAIPRFPGNTEKPVVYRTKFQQDVLWIAVYGDANERELKEFAKDLRDDVANLPGISSVQVVGDRDYEISIELSEYTLQKYNLTFSEVVNAIRASSVDLPGGSIKSDSGNILLRTKGQAYTGWEFAQVVLLTRADGSRLTLGDIATIDDGFIEDSPYAKFDNQPAVNVRVKAVGDQNALEISKEVNAYIEKQKPKFPANINADVWGDASFYLADRLNMMLENMFFGGLLVFLVLSLFLKIKLAFWVMVGLPVCFLGTLMILPLDMLGVSINMLSLFAFILVLGIVVDDAIIMGESAYSEIDAKGHSTDNVIAGVKKVAMPATFGVLTTVAAFSPMLMVSGPFGVIWKTIGLVVIVCLLFSLVESKLILPAHLAHMKLKPYDPAKANKLQRFRDYFSEGIKTFISNVYAPFLAKAVKFRYVTLAAFVSMLILTFGMFKGDWVRFVFFPTIPSDFVQASLELEPGSSLSQRDKALDTLLNAMYQMNEQLERETGAGVISHAVAFDQGALGGMVLAELSKGESRTVTDTEIQDRWRALMPEIPGVKTLSFVAPGGPGGGSDLSFEFSSSDIGALESISAEVKAALAEYNGVSDINDTFSGGADEIQLALKPQAEALGITLQQLGQQVRYGFYGAEVQRVQRDDEEIKVMVRYPREERNSVGHLETMRVRSPSGQDVPFEQVADITLGEGYDSIIRVDGQRSVTISAAVNKDLVEPNQVTMEMISRVIPEIIQKYPRVEFKLQGNSREQMEAMTSLAQGLLFALFAIYALLAIPLRSYTQPLIIMSVIPFGIVGAIVGHLVLGHAVSVLSICGIIALSGVVVNDSLIMVDFVNRAREEGHRMLDAAISAGTQRFRAIVLTSLTTFMGLVPIMFERSLQAQVVIPMAISLAFGILFATVITLLLVPALYVILDDIKRGLTTNKKSAGLASDSQSQVISK
- a CDS encoding efflux RND transporter periplasmic adaptor subunit, with the protein product MKASSLVKSALPIILLVLAAIAATIMIISKKPPEKKVVEEQAFLVDAQPVYSENIEFTVSSQGNVQPEHKTSIAIQVSGRVVSVADNFVVGGMFKQGDVLLTVEQDDYQTELSLAEAELAQAEAALQEELARGKVAAQEWRSVNDVVAPELGLRKPQLAKEQANVKAAKAKLARAQRNLSRTQVIAPYDGIVVERSVDLGQFVGTGSLVGEIYATDVAEIRLPLTDSDLAFIDLSTGIANQNEVTLSAVVGGKSMQWQGKLVRSEGVLDTTNRLIYAVVEVKDPYLRSAGAQGAPLRFGQFVKAVISGTNAQSLIVLPRNLLRLDGTVLVVDDNNQLFIRDVDVVRSSPESVFIAGGLDDGDKVVRSAVPNPYDGMPVRLPEENPATQDKPAQDSLLNTGA
- a CDS encoding isoamylase early set domain-containing protein; translation: MSLKKQYLKSKPVCKVTFKLTATEAGSASSAKLIGDFNAWDVAAQPMKKLKNGDFTQTLNLPADAEYQFRYLLDDATWENDWDADAYAPSPVSFEDNSVVRV
- a CDS encoding electron transfer flavoprotein subunit alpha/FixB family protein, which translates into the protein MSTLVYAEHDNAQLKTETLKLVTAALQLGDDVHILVAGSQCQEVARQAASITGVTKVLTADNPVYAHQLAENIAELVVSMADGYSHILAAATTTGKNFMPRVAALLDVVQLSDVTGIESADTFVRPIYAGNAIATVQSHDSVKVLTVRASAFDAASEGNSAEVVALDTVIENQQVTFEHAEMTKSERPELTAANIVISGGRGMQDGENFAMLESIADKLGAAVGASRAAVDAGFVPNDMQVGQTGKIVAPQLYIAVGISGAIQHLAGMKDAKVIVAINKDPEAPIFQVADYGLVADLFKALPEIDRALS
- a CDS encoding electron transfer flavoprotein subunit beta/FixA family protein, translated to MKVLVPVKRVIDYNVKVRVKSDQTGVDLTNAKMAMNPFCEIAVEEAVRLKEQGVASEIIVVSIGPKACQEQIRNAMALGADRGIHIECDDFPESLQVAKLLAKIVAQESPELVIIGKQAIDSDNNQTGQMLAALTGMPQGTFASKVNVAAQSVQVTREIDGGLQTLTLKLPAVISTDLRLNEPRFAKLPDIMKAKRKPLDVMTAAQLGVDISPRTQTLKVTPPPVRAGGEMVDTVTELLSKLRDDAKVIS